The Atribacter laminatus genome contains the following window.
CTTCACGCTGTTCAATCAATAGAGTCAACAAATCATCCAGATGATTTAGATTAGAAATATCGATTTCTTTTTGAAACCAGCGAACAATATCGGTTGGATAAAAATCGTATTCAACATCTTGGTTTTCATAAACTTGAACCAGATAACAGCCTCTCGGGCCGTTTTCATTTATATTACGCCCCTGAGTATTTCCAGGATAAAGAATAACCGGATGATGTTTTCGTATAATCGTAGGTGTATGGATATGTCCTAATGCCCAATAATCAAGTCTGGTATTGACCAGGTCGTCAATTGAACAGGGGGCATAGTTATCATGGTTGGGCATCCCTCCGACGTTACAATGAAGAATACCAATCGAGAATACTTGATTGGATGACTTTTGATACAATTTTGCCAGGTTGTTCATATTGGCTTTTTCTTGAAAACTAATTCCGTAAAGGTGGGCAATTTCTCGATGGTTTTTGATAAAAGGAATTAAACTGACTTTATCCCCAGGGAAACGGTAAATTCCTTGGGGTAAGGTAATTTCTGGTTCCCAACCCGAAAGTGGGTCATGGTTTCCATGAACTAAGTAGCACTTTATTTGAGCTTTATTAAGTTGCTTCAACATTTCTCGAAATCGAAGTTTGGCATAGAGGCTGCGATCGACACTGTCGTATATGTCTCCTGAAATGATGACAAAATCACACTTTTTTTGAATTGCAGTATTAACAACCCCTTGGAAAGCTTCAAAGGTCGCTTTACGAAGAATATCAGCTACCCAAGGTTCAACTGAGTGAATTCCTTCAAATGGACTGTCTAAATGCAAATCGGAACAATGTATAAAACGAAAGAGTGGTTGTCTTCCCATTTCCAGCCTCTTTTCTAAACATGACTTTCTCTAATGGTAAAATATTAATACAAATGGTATTCATTCAACTCGCCGGTTATCAATTTACTTTGGAATTGTTATGAAGTCAAATGA
Protein-coding sequences here:
- a CDS encoding metallophosphoesterase family protein gives rise to the protein MGRQPLFRFIHCSDLHLDSPFEGIHSVEPWVADILRKATFEAFQGVVNTAIQKKCDFVIISGDIYDSVDRSLYAKLRFREMLKQLNKAQIKCYLVHGNHDPLSGWEPEITLPQGIYRFPGDKVSLIPFIKNHREIAHLYGISFQEKANMNNLAKLYQKSSNQVFSIGILHCNVGGMPNHDNYAPCSIDDLVNTRLDYWALGHIHTPTIIRKHHPVILYPGNTQGRNINENGPRGCYLVQVYENQDVEYDFYPTDIVRWFQKEIDISNLNHLDDLLTLLIEQREDTRRQADGRHAILRLALKGMGELDLILRQKIDTDKDLTAHLREGENEKNSFVWIESVLIQTQPPINIEQRRLIDDFIGDFLRTIDKTRKEPDLKKTLKTILAHRPEWNTIRHEMEAILNNNSLDLLKEAELFGLEELLRNEKY